Proteins encoded together in one Musa acuminata AAA Group cultivar baxijiao chromosome BXJ3-6, Cavendish_Baxijiao_AAA, whole genome shotgun sequence window:
- the LOC103986981 gene encoding mitochondrial outer membrane protein porin 1, whose translation MGPGLYSDVGKRARDLLYKDYQTDQKFTITTSTLNGVSISTSGTKKNELIFGELQSQWKNNNISVDVKATSDSKFATTVTVDELTPGLRSIFSVIIPDQQSGKVELQYLHNYAGVTAGIGLTANPVVNLSGVVGTNTYAVGADVSFDTATGNFLKCNGGLNVINADLIASLTVNDKGDSVTASYYHLVSPLSTAVGAELTHCFSSNENTMTFGTQHTLDPLTDVKARFNNCGKASALIQHEWRPKSFVTISGEVDTKAIEKSAKVGLALVLRP comes from the exons ATGGGTCCGGGATTGTACTCCGATGTCGGCAAAAGGGCGAGAG ATCTTTTGTACAAGGACTACCAGACCGATCAGAAGTTCACTATCACCACCAGCACTTTGAACGGAGTC TCTATTTCAACATCTGGCACAAAGAAAAATGAACTGATATTTGGTGAGCTTCAGTCCCAGTGGAAGAATAACAATATCAGTGTTGATGTTAAAGCAACTTCAGACTCTAAA TTTGCAACAACAGTTACGGTTGATGAACTCACTCCTGGCTTGAGATCTATTTTCAGTGTAATCATACCGGATCAGCAGTCTGGAAAG GTTGAGCTGCAGTACCTGCATAATTATGCAGGTGTAACTGCTGGGATTGGGTTGACTGCTAACCCTGTTGTCAACCTTTCCGGAGTTGTTGGAACTAATACTTATGCTGTTGGAGCTGATGTATCGTTTGATACTGCAACAGGAAACTTCCTCAAATGCAATGGAGGTTTGAATGTAATCAATGCTGATCTTATTGCCTCGTTAACTGT GAATGACAAGGGAGACAGCGTAACTGCCTCCTATTACCACTTGGTGAGTCCGTTAAGTACAGCAGTTGGAGCAGAGCTCACTCACTGTTTTTCGAGCAATGAGAATACCATGACCTTTGGGACGCAACATACCCTGGATCCTCTTACCGATGTCAAGGCTCGCTTTAACAACTGTGGCAAAGCTAGTGCATTAATCCAACATGAGTGGAGGCCCAAATCGTTTGTCACCATCTCTGGGGAGGTCGACACAAAAGCAATCGAGAAGAGTGCCAAGGTTGGCCTGGCCTTGGTCCTCAGGCCCTAA
- the LOC135641071 gene encoding ubiquitin-conjugating enzyme E2 2-like isoform X1: MSTPARKRLMRDFKRLQQDPPAGISGAPHENNIMLWNAVIFGLVLNCSPDDTPWDGGTFKLTLQFTEDYPNKPPSVRFVSRMFHPNIYADGSICLDILQNQWSPIYDVAAILTSIQSLLCDPNPNSPANSEAARLFSENKREYNRKVREIVEQSWTAD; encoded by the exons ATGTCTACTCCTGCAAGGAAAAGGCTGATGAGAGACTTCAAACGGTTGCAGCAGGATCCTCCAGCAGGTATCAGCGGTGCTCCCCATGAAAACAACATCATGCTATGGAATGCTGTAATATTTGG cttggttttgaactgcagccCAGATGATACACCTTGGGATGGAG GCACGTTTAAATTGACACTTCAATTTACAGAGGATTATCCAAATAAGCCACCTTCTGTACGGTTTGTTTCTCGAATGTTTCATCCAAATA TTTATGCAGATGGTAGCATATGCTTGGATATTTTGCAGAACCAGTGGAGCCCAATATATGATGTAGCTGCAATTCTTACCTCCATCCAG TCATTGCTGTGTGATCCAAATCCCAACTCGCCTGCAAATTCTGAGGCTGCGCGCTTGTTCAGTGAGAACAAGCGTGAATACAACAGGAAAGTGCGTGAGATCGTTGAACAAAGCTGGACGGCGGATTGA
- the LOC135640245 gene encoding syntaxin-124-like, translated as MNDLLSTTSFKQYTNLKHQVQMDQMEAGMSGPGADVGANLERFFEEVENVKNDLRGLESLYRRLQEANEESKTAHSAKTMKAVRARMDADIGQVLRQAKAVKAKLEALDQANAQHRNIPGCGPGSSADRTRTSVVSGLGKKLKDLMDDFQGLRTRIAAEYKETVGRRYYTVTGTHADDDTIETLISSGASETFMQKAIQEQGRGQVMDTISEIQERHDAVKEIERSLLDLHQVFLDMAALVEAQGHQLNDIESHVAHASSFVRRGTVELETAREYQKSSRKWFCIGIIAAALLITFLLLPVLTTMIR; from the coding sequence ATGAACGACCTCCTCTCCACCACCTCCTTCAAGCAGTACACCAACCTGAAGCACCAGGTGCAGATGGACCAAATGGAGGCGGGCATGAGCGGGCCGGGCGCCGACGTCGGTGCTAACCTCGAGAGGTTCTTTGAGGAGGTGGAGAACGTGAAGAACGACCTCCGCGGCCTCGAGAGCCTCTACCGCCGGCTGCAGGAAGCCAACGAGGAGAGCAAGACGGCCCACAGCGCGAAGACGATGAAGGCGGTCCGCGCGCGCATGGACGCCGACATTGGTCAGGTGCTACGGCAAGCTAAGGCGGTGAAGGCCAAGCTCGAGGCGCTGGACCAAGCCAACGCGCAGCACCGGAACATCCCCGGATGCGGCCCGGGGAGCTCGGCGGACCGGACTCGGACGTCGGTGGTTAGCGGGCTGGGCAAGAAGCTCAAGGACCTGATGGACGACTTCCAGGGGCTGAGGACGAGGATCGCGGCGGAGTACAAGGAGACGGTCGGGCGGCGGTACTACACGGTGACGGGGACGCACGCGGACGACGACACGATCGAGACGCTCATCTCGTCGGGGGCAAGCGAGACGTTCATGCAGAAGGCGATCCAGGAGCAGGGGCGGGGACAGGTGATGGACACGATATCGGAGATCCAGGAGCGGCACGACGCGGTGAAGGAGATCGAGAGGAGCCTACTGGACCTGCACCAGGTGTTCCTGGACATGGCCGCGCTGGTGGAGGCTCAGGGCCACCAGCTCAACGACATCGAGAGCCACGTCGCGCACGCCAGCTCGTTCGTTCGCCGGGGCACGGTGGAGCTGGAGACGGCGAGGGAGTACCAGAAAAGCTCCCGCAAGTGGTTCTGCATCGGCATCATTGCCGCTGCTCTCCTTATCACCTTCCTGCTGCTTCCCGTTCTGACCACCATGATTagatag
- the LOC135641071 gene encoding ubiquitin-conjugating enzyme E2 2-like isoform X2: MSTPARKRLMRDFKRLQQDPPAGISGAPHENNIMLWNAVIFGPDDTPWDGGTFKLTLQFTEDYPNKPPSVRFVSRMFHPNIYADGSICLDILQNQWSPIYDVAAILTSIQSLLCDPNPNSPANSEAARLFSENKREYNRKVREIVEQSWTAD; encoded by the exons ATGTCTACTCCTGCAAGGAAAAGGCTGATGAGAGACTTCAAACGGTTGCAGCAGGATCCTCCAGCAGGTATCAGCGGTGCTCCCCATGAAAACAACATCATGCTATGGAATGCTGTAATATTTGG ccCAGATGATACACCTTGGGATGGAG GCACGTTTAAATTGACACTTCAATTTACAGAGGATTATCCAAATAAGCCACCTTCTGTACGGTTTGTTTCTCGAATGTTTCATCCAAATA TTTATGCAGATGGTAGCATATGCTTGGATATTTTGCAGAACCAGTGGAGCCCAATATATGATGTAGCTGCAATTCTTACCTCCATCCAG TCATTGCTGTGTGATCCAAATCCCAACTCGCCTGCAAATTCTGAGGCTGCGCGCTTGTTCAGTGAGAACAAGCGTGAATACAACAGGAAAGTGCGTGAGATCGTTGAACAAAGCTGGACGGCGGATTGA